One window of the Labilibaculum sp. genome contains the following:
- a CDS encoding BlaI/MecI/CopY family transcriptional regulator, whose protein sequence is MKELTKAEEQVMQIVWDLKETNVRDAIACFPDSKPAYTTVATVMNALEKKGFVNKIAQGKSHVFSVKIPKEDYSGYKAGALVTNYFNGSFSRMASFFAKDNKLSIQELEEMIEIAKREINKEK, encoded by the coding sequence ATGAAGGAGTTGACCAAAGCAGAAGAGCAGGTGATGCAAATTGTGTGGGATTTAAAAGAAACTAATGTAAGAGATGCCATAGCTTGTTTTCCGGATTCTAAACCTGCTTATACAACGGTGGCGACTGTAATGAATGCCTTAGAGAAAAAGGGATTTGTGAATAAAATCGCTCAGGGAAAATCTCATGTGTTCTCTGTTAAGATACCAAAAGAAGATTATTCTGGATACAAGGCAGGAGCATTGGTAACGAATTATTTTAATGGTTCATTTTCGAGAATGGCTTCTTTTTTTGCCAAGGATAACAAATTAAGTATTCAGGAATTGGAAGAGATGATTGAAATTGCTAAACGTGAAATAAACAAAGAGAAGTGA
- a CDS encoding M56 family metallopeptidase — MGSMTDYLLQSSAVLILFYLIYILILRNERFFAEIRFYLLGSAFLALILPLLKFSYSITVESEFVNNAMGDVFAETITGEAIMPVKSLISKEEILLLIYLVVCTILFVRSVLKVLQIRQLIKAGEYQIVDEQKVILLDQSIPAFTFFGYIVMNREEFSDKSLNNIFAHEKVHAQQKHWIDLLFVELLTIVLWFNPFVWLYQVAVKQTHELLADDGVIARGFNIGQYQAILMNQIMGTEVLGLANNFNYSITKKRMIMMSKEKSPLNRRYKLLIVIPVVFAVLLFNLQIVEVQAQEKKVEKVVDAMPVSGKAPKFAVNPERKDTTYVTVDQMPEYPGGSLALQKYIAESVKYPQDAKQKGISGRVFVTFVVNKEGEVDQARVVRGVDPSLDAEALRVMNSIPKWTPGYEKGKAVNVTYTVPINFSLKDDKKKDEVSVDGRVNSSQMDGVAPQFPGGDLELQKFIARTIKYPVEAQEKGETGRVFVTFIINKLGAVENVCTAKSVSPSLDAEAIRVIKTLPNWIPGTKDGESVNVTYTLPINFDLKNNQGQIIVDMPKKEKQKYKGEDVYVIVEKMPEYPGGSLALQKYIAASVKYPQDARQKDISGRVFVTFIVSKEGDVVQARVVRGVDPSLDAEALRVMNSIPKWTPGYEKGKAVHVSYTVPINFSLEDDKKKEVEQNRKTDLDSKIEPKKEEFLYSDEPVFVIVEEMPEYPGGALKLKEFFAGEVSKLDTNYIIGKRCFITFLVTKEGLVANAHVVRGTGDKDVDAKALEIVNSSPKWKPGKQKGQAVNVSYTVPINFGA; from the coding sequence ATGGGATCAATGACGGATTACTTACTACAGTCATCGGCTGTTCTGATTTTGTTTTATCTGATTTACATTTTGATATTGCGAAACGAACGATTCTTCGCAGAAATTCGTTTTTACCTGTTGGGAAGTGCTTTTTTAGCCCTAATTCTGCCTCTATTAAAGTTTTCTTACTCGATTACTGTTGAATCAGAATTTGTAAATAATGCGATGGGAGATGTATTTGCAGAGACAATTACCGGTGAAGCAATTATGCCTGTAAAATCCTTAATTTCCAAGGAAGAGATACTACTCTTAATTTATCTGGTTGTATGCACAATTTTATTTGTAAGAAGTGTTTTAAAAGTTCTCCAGATAAGACAATTAATAAAAGCGGGAGAGTATCAAATTGTTGATGAACAGAAGGTAATTCTATTGGATCAATCCATACCTGCTTTTACTTTTTTCGGATACATTGTAATGAACAGAGAGGAGTTTAGCGACAAGTCTTTGAATAATATATTTGCGCATGAAAAAGTACATGCTCAGCAAAAGCATTGGATCGATCTGCTGTTTGTTGAACTGTTGACCATCGTATTATGGTTCAACCCTTTTGTATGGCTTTATCAGGTTGCGGTAAAACAAACGCATGAACTTTTGGCTGATGATGGAGTAATAGCGCGCGGCTTTAACATCGGACAATATCAGGCAATTTTAATGAACCAAATTATGGGTACTGAGGTTTTAGGTTTAGCCAATAACTTTAACTATTCCATTACTAAAAAACGTATGATTATGATGTCGAAAGAAAAAAGCCCGCTAAATAGGCGCTATAAATTATTGATTGTTATCCCGGTAGTATTTGCTGTTTTGTTATTCAATCTGCAAATAGTAGAAGTGCAGGCACAGGAAAAGAAAGTGGAAAAAGTTGTGGATGCAATGCCAGTTTCAGGTAAAGCGCCAAAATTTGCAGTTAATCCTGAAAGAAAGGATACCACTTATGTTACAGTTGATCAAATGCCGGAGTATCCTGGAGGATCACTTGCTTTGCAAAAATACATTGCTGAATCGGTGAAATATCCTCAAGATGCCAAGCAAAAAGGCATTAGCGGAAGAGTATTTGTGACTTTTGTTGTAAATAAAGAGGGTGAAGTAGATCAAGCCCGTGTTGTTCGTGGAGTCGATCCTTCTTTGGATGCAGAAGCTCTTCGAGTGATGAATTCAATTCCTAAATGGACACCTGGTTATGAAAAAGGAAAAGCTGTTAATGTTACTTATACCGTGCCGATTAATTTTAGTTTAAAAGATGATAAGAAGAAAGATGAAGTAAGTGTTGATGGAAGGGTAAATAGTAGCCAAATGGATGGTGTTGCTCCTCAATTTCCAGGAGGGGATTTGGAATTACAGAAATTTATAGCAAGAACTATAAAGTATCCGGTGGAAGCTCAGGAAAAAGGCGAAACGGGTAGAGTATTTGTTACATTTATTATAAATAAATTGGGTGCTGTTGAAAATGTTTGCACTGCAAAAAGTGTCTCACCTTCTTTAGATGCTGAAGCTATTCGTGTGATTAAAACTTTACCTAATTGGATTCCAGGAACCAAAGATGGGGAATCTGTCAATGTTACCTACACACTTCCGATTAATTTTGATTTGAAAAATAATCAAGGCCAAATTATTGTAGATATGCCTAAAAAGGAAAAGCAAAAGTACAAAGGCGAAGATGTTTACGTTATAGTGGAAAAAATGCCGGAGTATCCTGGAGGATCACTTGCTTTGCAAAAATATATTGCTGCATCTGTAAAATATCCTCAAGATGCCCGACAAAAAGACATCAGCGGAAGAGTATTTGTGACATTTATCGTAAGTAAAGAAGGTGATGTTGTGCAAGCCCGTGTTGTTCGTGGAGTAGATCCTTCTTTAGATGCAGAAGCTCTTCGAGTGATGAATTCAATTCCTAAGTGGACACCTGGTTATGAAAAAGGAAAAGCAGTACATGTTTCTTATACAGTTCCGATTAATTTTAGTTTAGAAGATGATAAAAAGAAAGAAGTAGAGCAGAATCGAAAAACAGATTTGGATTCAAAGATTGAGCCTAAAAAAGAGGAATTCCTTTATAGTGACGAGCCTGTTTTTGTAATTGTAGAGGAGATGCCAGAGTACCCGGGGGGAGCTTTGAAATTAAAAGAGTTCTTTGCTGGTGAAGTGTCTAAATTGGATACTAACTATATAATTGGCAAGAGATGTTTTATTACCTTCTTGGTAACAAAAGAAGGATTGGTTGCAAATGCTCATGTTGTAAGAGGGACAGGTGATAAAGACGTTGATGCAAAAGCATTGGAGATTGTTAATAGTTCTCCAAAAT